In the genome of Candidatus Omnitrophota bacterium, the window TTCTTCCAACTCCCTGGCCTCGGCAAGAGCGTTTTCATTAGCGCCTTTTTTAGACTCCAGGTTAGAACGTAATACCATGAACTTATCTTCTACGGCTTTGAATTCCGACGATACGCCTTCCAGCGCCTTCTCGACAGATCCTAACTCGCCGGCGACCGTATCTTTTTCTATCGATATCCTTCGCTGACGCGACCGCCTGTTCTGCACATCGGCCCCGATCTTGATGAGCTCATTCTTCAGGTGCGTCTCTTTAGATAGATGGTCTACTGCCTGGACCTTGCATATCCTTACGCGATTTTCAATATCCTCAACATCTTTTGACAGGTTATTCGAAAGGAGCTCTTTCTCCTCTACCGATTTCTGCTTCGACGTCTTCAGCAATGTCGCCTTGCTTAGTTCATCCTTCAGCTTTTCCAGCAGAGCCTTGGCGCCTAACATCTTCTCTCTTATCGACTCTATCTCTTTTGTAATGCCCCCCTGGGCGAAGCGAGCCTCTTCTATCCTCTCCTTGTCGATCGCGATCTTATGAGAATTCATGTCGAGCTGGCTCGATTGGCCGGCATACTTATCTTTGAGCTCCGACATCTTTTGATTGACCTGGTCCAGGGAGCTTCTATACCCGGATATGGTGACTACAACCGATCTTATTTCTAAATCGAGCTCTTTTTCGCGCGTCTTCGCGTCGTCGTTCTCAACCGAATGGGTCCTCTCCCGCGTCTTCAGGTTCTTATATTCAGAGAACGATAACTTGACCTCCATATCTTTCAATTTGTCAAAATCGACCTTGTATTTTTCCGCCTTGCGCGCCTGTCTCTCGATCGACGATATCTGGCGCTTCACTTCCAGTATTATATCGTTTATGCGCAACAGGTTCTGCTCGGTCTGCTCGAGCTTTCTCAATGCCTCTCTCTTCTTCGATTTAAATTTTGTGATACCGCTCGCTTCCTCAAATACATAGCGCCTGTCTTCGGGGCGGGAGCTCAAGATGAGGTCCATCTTCCCCTGTTCCATGATGGAATAGCTTTCAGTGCCTATTCCTGTTCCCATGAGCAGTTCAGATATGTCCTTCAGCCTTACAGGGGTCTTATTCAGAAGGTATTCGGTCTCGCCTGAGCGGAATACGCGGCGCGTTATCGTTACTTCGTCGTAGTCTATAGGGAGTGTTCTTTTTTCATTGGAGAATGTGAGCGATACTTCGGCAAAATTGATGGGCTCTTTGTTGTCTGTGCCGTTGAATATGACGTCCTGCATGCTGGACGCGCGCAGGGACTTCGCAGATTGCTCGCCGAGGACCCACCTGATGCTGTCGGCGATATTGCTATTATGCACTATGATATCCTGAGCGATAAAGTTATGGGTATCGGATATCGATAGATCGTATACCCATTTTTCCGAATAAACTTTTTCTATACTGACAATCTCATCCCAATATATATCGGAATCAGCCAGTTGCTTAAGATAATCAAATATGGACCTGCCAAGCCCTGTTACTTGACCATGCTCGGCAACAACATTCAATGCCTCCCGTAATCCCTGCCGGCTCGGCATGCACCTGTTCTCGTAATAGCTTGTCAGTTTGGGTGATACCTTCTTCAGCCGTTTTATATTTACCCTGGATAACTTAACCAACATTTTGAAAATCTTATTGATTTCAGGTATTAAATCGAGGTTAGGATTTGTCTTATAATCAAGAGCTCTTATCCTCTCCAACCTCCCTGACTTCTTACCGACAAAATGCAATAGGCCGGCTAGCTTCTTCACATTATCCCGATTGTAAATGTAAACTGAATAGTATGTCCGCTTAGTCTTCAGGTCTGTATTAACCGCGCATTTATTCTTTTTACGGATTAAGGAAACTACTCCTAACCGAAGAAGCAGGCTGGCAACACCTTCGGCCAAGGTTTTTGACGCGGTTGCGTATTCAAAATAAGGAAGCTTGTCAGCCGTCCTATCGATAGATACGTATCCATCGCCTTCAAACAGGCTTGAGAGAAATGCTGTTATTATCTTGTGGTCAGCGGCAAATATCTGCGGCGGCACTCTCTTTTCTCCAGACAAACCGTTTATCTTCAGGTCGAAAGCCTTCTCCAAAAACTGGCATAATGCGTGAGAAAATATGAGGACGTCTTGGGCGCGTTTTTTATAATTGAAAACCTTCGCATCAACACCAAATCCGGCTTTGGCGCACAAAATGAAATCCTCTATCATCTTTTCGTCTTCATTCACAAACCATATTTGATCGCCCTTAGTAGTCCTTCCTTCGGATATCAGATAACCCAGGAATCGCGCGATTTCCGGAGTAACTTTTCTCGGTACATTTACACTGCCCGTCCCTCTGGACTTGATAGTCGTTATAAAATCGGGCACTTCACTTATACCGCATTCGCTAAGCATGGTGGATAATGCCGGCAATGAGATCGCCTGCCCATCCATCGCAGAACTAAGCGCCAACTGTTTAATATTTAAGGAGCCGCTCATTTCCGACAGGGTATTATATCCGGTTTTTACGGAACGGATGAACTCCGAAATATCTTCCGAGAAAGGAATATATACTAAATCTTCGCTCTTGAATTTGCGGAATATTTGGAGGAGGTTAAGCTTTCTTCCGGCATTTTGAATATTAAGGACGCGCGGGGCTGAAATCTTCGTACCAACCTTTAACTGGTCTGCCGTTAACGTAATCAGGCCCGCATCTTTTATGCTGAAAAATGGGTGATAATGCGTTGTGGTTACTTCTCTGCCGGTCCTTGTTTTTATCTTTAATAGATAGTCCGGCGCCTGTCTTTTAATAAAGGCGTATACAGGTCTCGGCTCGATTTGTAAAGTCTGTGGATTGAGAGACAGAATTAGAATGTTTGAGCGATCGGGGTAAAACACGGAGCCATCATCAAGAGTTTCTATAGCGCCGGGAGAGTTGAAAGCAGATTCAACCAGATCTTTGATTGCGATTTGGGAGCCGTTGGAAAGACAGACCTTGCTTTCGCCGCTCAAGCATTTACCGCAGCCGTTAGGACCGACGACAGCGGTAACGCCGGGCTCGAAATTCACCTTCGTCTTCTCGGCAAACGACTTAAAACCCAGTAACTCGAGGGATTTAAAGTGCATAGTTTTTGACTTGTCCTCCGAAGCTTATCATCTACGAAATACATTCATAGGCGAAGGAGGATAATTTATATATAAGGACTACAAAACGAGACCGCTGCGTATAATTTACGATAACGAATACGAATGTAACAATAAGTATATCATGGCAATATAAAAAAGGCAAGGTTGGATGAATTTTTTCTGCTCCCCAGCTCAGCATGCACTTCCTAGCATCAGCCTATGTGGCACTAAATTTTTACGGGTCCTGCTGCTCCTTCGACTTTTTCTTTTAAAGGGCTCGTTTGGGGTTTACAATCTCCCTATTTCTTTATACTAAAAGGTGTAGATAACGGTCTAACTTGACACTGAGGTCATTAGATATCGGTATATTCTGTGCGCGTATCTGTACTGCCCCATCCCAAACTTCGCCCTTTGCGAGAAAAAGTCTGGAAGGAGCATCACCCGTAAAAATTTCAAGATAGATTCAGACAGGAAGCGTTGACGCTTGAGTAGGCCGAAAAATTTTAGCTGGGAAACAGATAAAACCCAAGCCGACGTTATGATGAGCACATTGAAAATATTAGGTCTTTGTGATGGAGAAAAACGGTTTAAAAGAGCCAAGGCTGTTCGAGGCCGGATCATCGTCCCGCCGAAGGCGGGACGCCGGCCGAGTTGCCGAAGGCTCCCGTTTTTCGACTGAACAAAGACCGGCCCCATAGATAGAGCGCAGGGGGAATATTTTCAGTGCTTAGGTTTAAGCAGATGTCCGCAGCGCAAGGTACTGTTCCTGGGACTTGGCCCAGTTGTTCCAATTCACTGAGGTCATTACTTGGAGGCACAGGCCGTTATGCAATATGTCGTTCAATATCACATCCGGCGGCTGGTTGGCAGGAATTGTTCCCGGCTGAACTAACGTTACTATATGGCTTACTATCCGGGCCTTCGCTTCCTGATCGAGCCATTCTTCAGGATTTACACGCTCCTCCGCCCTTCTATAATCAAGAAGCTCTTTACCCAGGTCGGCGTGATGGGCCACGTTCACAAGCCCGTCTTTCGGAACGGCTTCTTTAACTATCGTGATCATCCCGGCGAGATCGACGAACTCAGTATGGACCAACTCTTTTACAATGTCGTATCCTGTAATGGGGTTGCCCTTGGCATCGCTCCTAAATATCCTGTCAGGGGCGAAGATAATGGCTCTCGGATCTTTTCCCGCGCCCTCTTGTTTAATAGCTCTCACGCTTTCTAAAACTCCTTTAATATTGTCCGTAAATTTAACCTCTATGTCTTCCGCTGTATACGGATAACTGCGGATAGACATCGACATACGCGGGCCGCATTCTTTCCTGATAAATCTCTCAATCTGGCGGTCAATCTTCGCCTTCATGGCTATAATCTCAGGGTGATCCGTTCCGCCGGGGCGCGGAGTTATGACTATATCGACCACATTCTGGTCGCGCACTAAGTCACCAGCCGCCGCATTCGCCGCCGCAACCTGCTGCGTGAACAATTCCTTCTCATCAACCGGGGCCGGCGCAGTCTGCACCACTACGGCCTCGTCGGGAGCGGCCTGGGCCTGCGGCCTGTATTCGAGGACCGCGAATACATCAGGCAAACGAAAACCTTTGTCGTTTTTCGTAGATATGGGCATTGTCTCTTTAAGATTGAAATCAGCCTTAGGCCAGATATCTACAAAGCCTGCTTGCCGAAAATCTGCAATATGGAAATCTGACGATCGCATAATAACGACCCTGTCTCCCGGTTTCAAATTAGGAAGTATCTTTT includes:
- the smc gene encoding chromosome segregation protein SMC, which codes for MHFKSLELLGFKSFAEKTKVNFEPGVTAVVGPNGCGKCLSGESKVCLSNGSQIAIKDLVESAFNSPGAIETLDDGSVFYPDRSNILILSLNPQTLQIEPRPVYAFIKRQAPDYLLKIKTRTGREVTTTHYHPFFSIKDAGLITLTADQLKVGTKISAPRVLNIQNAGRKLNLLQIFRKFKSEDLVYIPFSEDISEFIRSVKTGYNTLSEMSGSLNIKQLALSSAMDGQAISLPALSTMLSECGISEVPDFITTIKSRGTGSVNVPRKVTPEIARFLGYLISEGRTTKGDQIWFVNEDEKMIEDFILCAKAGFGVDAKVFNYKKRAQDVLIFSHALCQFLEKAFDLKINGLSGEKRVPPQIFAADHKIITAFLSSLFEGDGYVSIDRTADKLPYFEYATASKTLAEGVASLLLRLGVVSLIRKKNKCAVNTDLKTKRTYYSVYIYNRDNVKKLAGLLHFVGKKSGRLERIRALDYKTNPNLDLIPEINKIFKMLVKLSRVNIKRLKKVSPKLTSYYENRCMPSRQGLREALNVVAEHGQVTGLGRSIFDYLKQLADSDIYWDEIVSIEKVYSEKWVYDLSISDTHNFIAQDIIVHNSNIADSIRWVLGEQSAKSLRASSMQDVIFNGTDNKEPINFAEVSLTFSNEKRTLPIDYDEVTITRRVFRSGETEYLLNKTPVRLKDISELLMGTGIGTESYSIMEQGKMDLILSSRPEDRRYVFEEASGITKFKSKKREALRKLEQTEQNLLRINDIILEVKRQISSIERQARKAEKYKVDFDKLKDMEVKLSFSEYKNLKTRERTHSVENDDAKTREKELDLEIRSVVVTISGYRSSLDQVNQKMSELKDKYAGQSSQLDMNSHKIAIDKERIEEARFAQGGITKEIESIREKMLGAKALLEKLKDELSKATLLKTSKQKSVEEKELLSNNLSKDVEDIENRVRICKVQAVDHLSKETHLKNELIKIGADVQNRRSRQRRISIEKDTVAGELGSVEKALEGVSSEFKAVEDKFMVLRSNLESKKGANENALAEARELEEKISKEENRKSSVRSKIELLEESVKRYEGFGLGVKNLLAEENRIHFPGILGVLADIIKVDRGYEEAVSAFLGDDAQVIVTETDSDITNIIGFLGEKKLGKAGFISRETLRRVGRERVARGARHEMSGLTPLMTFVKTEPGHEDVAEHFFRDAYLAESLEGHIRSFDGSSAVKAVTKSGAMFDNGKISGGSVSDGEESLLIGRKHRLEDFKAMLNDIETGMLSLNSACALARETGRALTLEIDALEKEMHAEEMNLSNIKVKKNGLVENSGKLKEEVTLLISELDEVNQTIDDLTKKGEDFNRELNNIEIEKAKTQNFIDESQALIGEKRSLREKMALETATLRAEAMSLEKEEEGIAVSLKSQEGAAFELEEAVYSKETLLKESQEKEKSLAEEIENLTAQNAVISQDLKVFKDEMTRIEQSRSELTDKLSLDELQLKEKEKSLEGFRNQIRDLDVKITQLSYQKTNLKDRISQVYKVDLETTHMELEDGIDWEALRSQVTELKERLEKMGPVNLVAIDEHKELEERHSFLVHQQEDLLNAKDSLHKAIQKINKTTKDLFLDTFQKIQVEFKNFYRMLFGGGQAELVLIDEQDILESGIEIVVRPPGKKLQNIMLLSGGEKAMTAIALLFAIFKVKPSPFCVMDEIDAPLDESNVTRFSKVLKDFLKISQFIIITHNKRTMELADVMYGITMQERGVSKIVSVKFSNEKSKAPAALVESPAPVPETSQQAV